One genomic window of Citrobacter sp. Marseille-Q6884 includes the following:
- a CDS encoding helix-hairpin-helix domain-containing protein, whose product MKHGIKALLITLSLTCAGMTQSALAAEPVAKTQTTHTKADSAGAAQSKAAAPAKASDDDGTRVSINTASAEDLARVMNGVGLKKAQAIVSYREEYGPFKTVDDLKQVPGMGNSLVERNLSVLTL is encoded by the coding sequence ATGAAACATGGAATCAAAGCGCTGCTTATTACACTGTCGTTAACCTGTGCGGGCATGACGCAAAGTGCGCTGGCCGCCGAACCTGTCGCTAAAACTCAGACGACCCACACCAAAGCGGATAGCGCCGGTGCAGCGCAAAGCAAAGCCGCTGCACCGGCAAAAGCCAGTGATGATGACGGTACCAGAGTGAGCATCAACACCGCCTCAGCAGAAGATTTAGCGCGGGTGATGAATGGCGTCGGACTGAAGAAGGCGCAGGCTATCGTCAGCTATCGTGAAGAGTATGGTCCGTTTAAAACGGTGGATGATTTAAAACAGGTACCGGGAATGGGAAACTCGCTGGTGGAACGTAATCTGTCAGTTTTAACACTTTAA
- a CDS encoding PLP-dependent cysteine synthase family protein → MMNSSWVKNAINEINADYQRSADTHLIRLTLPAFPGIQLYLKDESTHPTGSLKHRLARSLFLYGLCNGWIKEGTTIIESSSGSTAVSEAYFARLLGLPFIAVMPSCTAKRKIEQIEFYGGRCHFVESACEIYAASEQLARELNGHYMDQFTYAERATDWRGNNNIADSIFRQMACEPNPVPRHIVMSAGTGGTSATIGRYIRCQGYDTHLMVVDPENSVFLPYWQDRDATLRSPVGSKIEGIGRPRVEPSFIPDVVDEMLRVPDAASVATAHWLETQLGRKVGASTGTNMWGALQLAARMREAGETGSLVTLLCDSGERYLDTYYNPQWVNMHIGDLAPWKAEIARLLNTH, encoded by the coding sequence ATGATGAATAGCTCCTGGGTTAAAAACGCCATCAATGAAATCAACGCGGATTATCAGCGTTCTGCGGATACGCATCTCATTCGTCTGACTCTACCGGCGTTCCCGGGCATTCAGTTGTATTTGAAAGATGAGAGCACGCATCCAACCGGCAGCCTGAAACATCGTCTGGCGCGTTCACTGTTCCTGTACGGGCTGTGTAATGGCTGGATAAAAGAAGGCACCACCATTATTGAATCCTCCTCCGGGTCAACGGCCGTATCCGAAGCCTATTTCGCCCGACTGCTGGGATTGCCGTTTATTGCCGTGATGCCTTCCTGCACGGCAAAACGGAAAATTGAGCAGATTGAATTTTATGGCGGGCGCTGCCATTTCGTTGAAAGCGCCTGCGAAATTTACGCTGCGTCTGAACAACTGGCGCGTGAGCTAAACGGTCATTATATGGACCAGTTCACTTACGCCGAACGAGCTACCGACTGGCGTGGCAATAACAATATTGCCGACAGCATCTTCCGCCAGATGGCGTGTGAGCCAAACCCTGTCCCCAGACATATCGTGATGAGCGCCGGCACCGGTGGGACATCAGCAACGATTGGCCGTTATATCCGCTGTCAGGGTTATGACACACATCTGATGGTGGTTGACCCGGAAAACTCCGTGTTTCTGCCCTACTGGCAGGATCGTGACGCTACGTTACGCAGCCCGGTGGGAAGTAAAATTGAAGGTATCGGTCGCCCGCGCGTAGAGCCCTCTTTCATTCCTGACGTGGTTGATGAAATGCTGCGCGTACCGGATGCTGCAAGCGTTGCCACCGCGCACTGGCTGGAAACCCAACTGGGCCGAAAAGTGGGTGCCTCAACCGGAACCAATATGTGGGGCGCGCTGCAACTTGCCGCCCGTATGCGCGAAGCCGGAGAAACAGGATCGCTGGTGACGCTTCTGTGCGACAGCGGCGAACGCTACCTGGACACGTACTACAACCCACAATGGGTCAACATGCATATTGGTGATTTGGCACCGTGGAAAGCGGAAATCGCTCGTCTACTGAATACCCATTAA
- the cof gene encoding HMP-PP phosphatase, whose protein sequence is MARLAAFDMDGTLLMPNHHLGEETLSTLARLRERDITLTFATGRHVLEMRHILGSISLDAFLITGNGTRVHSLEGEVLHHQDLDPAVADIVLHQAWDTQASMHVFNDNGWFTGQEIPWMLKAHVYSGFRYQIVDVKRIPAHQVTKVCFCGDHDDLIRLRIQLNEALGEQANLCFSAVDCLEVLPLGCNKGSALAVLSNHLGFSMAECMAFGDAMNDREMLGSVGRGLIMGNAMPQLIAELPHLSVIGHCRNQAVSHFLTHWLDNPHLPYSPE, encoded by the coding sequence ATGGCTCGTCTGGCAGCATTTGATATGGATGGCACCCTTTTGATGCCGAATCACCATTTAGGTGAGGAAACGCTCTCGACGCTGGCGCGCCTGCGTGAACGTGACATTACCCTTACGTTTGCCACGGGTCGTCATGTGCTGGAGATGCGCCATATTCTGGGCTCGATCTCACTGGACGCCTTTTTAATCACCGGCAACGGGACGCGGGTGCATTCACTGGAAGGTGAAGTGCTTCATCATCAGGATCTGGATCCCGCAGTGGCAGATATCGTGTTACATCAGGCGTGGGATACGCAGGCCAGCATGCATGTTTTTAATGATAATGGCTGGTTCACCGGACAAGAGATCCCGTGGATGCTAAAAGCGCACGTCTACAGTGGATTTCGCTACCAGATCGTCGATGTAAAACGTATCCCGGCCCATCAGGTGACGAAGGTCTGCTTCTGCGGGGATCATGACGATCTCATTCGTTTGCGTATCCAACTGAATGAGGCGCTGGGCGAACAGGCCAATCTCTGTTTTTCCGCAGTAGATTGCCTGGAAGTGCTGCCGCTGGGCTGTAACAAAGGTTCGGCGCTGGCGGTGCTGAGTAACCACTTAGGTTTTTCGATGGCTGAATGCATGGCGTTTGGCGACGCCATGAACGATCGCGAAATGTTAGGCAGCGTTGGCCGCGGCCTCATTATGGGTAATGCGATGCCACAACTGATTGCTGAGTTGCCACATTTATCGGTGATCGGCCATTGCCGCAATCAGGCGGTATCTCACTTTTTGACACATTGGCTGGACAATCCACATCTACCTTATTCCCCCGAATGA
- the fadM gene encoding YbgC/FadM family acyl-CoA thioesterase, giving the protein MQTQIKVRGYHLDVYQHVNNARYLEFLEEARWDGLENSDSFQWMTAHNIAFVVVNININYRRPAVLSDLLTVTSQVQQLNGKSGVLNQTITLEPEGQVVADALITFVCIDLKTQKALPLEGELREKLEQMVK; this is encoded by the coding sequence ATGCAAACACAAATCAAAGTCCGTGGTTATCATCTCGATGTCTATCAGCACGTCAACAATGCCCGCTATCTTGAATTTCTGGAAGAGGCTCGCTGGGATGGTCTGGAGAACAGCGACAGCTTTCAGTGGATGACTGCCCACAACATCGCTTTTGTGGTCGTGAATATCAATATCAACTATCGCCGTCCTGCTGTACTGAGCGACCTGTTGACGGTGACCAGCCAGGTACAGCAGCTTAACGGAAAAAGCGGTGTCTTAAACCAGACGATCACCCTGGAGCCAGAAGGGCAGGTCGTCGCCGACGCGCTGATTACCTTTGTTTGCATTGATTTGAAAACGCAGAAAGCGTTGCCGCTGGAAGGCGAGTTACGCGAAAAGCTGGAGCAGATGGTTAAGTAG
- the queC gene encoding 7-cyano-7-deazaguanine synthase QueC: MKRAVVVFSGGQDSTTCLAQALHQYDEVHCVTFDYGQRHRAEIDVARDLALKLGARAHKVLDVTLLSELAVSSLTRDNIPVPDYEPDTDGIPNTFVPGRNILFLTLAAIYAYQVKAEAVITGVCETDFSGYPDCRDEFVKALNHAVSLGMAKDIRFETPLMWIDKAETWALADYWGKLDLVREETLTCYNGIKGDGCGHCAACNLRANGLNHYLANKPAIMAAMKQKTGLQ; the protein is encoded by the coding sequence ATGAAACGTGCCGTTGTCGTATTTAGTGGAGGCCAGGATTCCACAACCTGTCTGGCGCAAGCGCTGCATCAGTATGATGAAGTACACTGCGTGACCTTTGATTATGGTCAGCGTCATCGCGCTGAGATTGATGTCGCACGTGACCTGGCCTTAAAACTGGGTGCCCGTGCACACAAAGTGCTTGATGTTACGCTGCTCAGTGAACTGGCTGTCAGCAGCCTGACACGCGATAACATTCCGGTTCCTGATTACGAACCGGATACAGACGGTATTCCCAATACATTTGTGCCGGGGCGCAATATCCTGTTTTTAACACTGGCCGCGATTTACGCTTACCAGGTAAAAGCCGAAGCGGTCATTACCGGCGTGTGCGAAACTGATTTCTCCGGCTATCCGGATTGTCGCGATGAATTTGTCAAAGCCCTGAACCATGCGGTTAGTCTGGGGATGGCCAAGGATATCCGCTTCGAAACCCCGCTAATGTGGATTGATAAAGCCGAAACCTGGGCGCTGGCCGACTACTGGGGCAAACTGGATCTGGTACGTGAAGAAACGCTGACCTGCTATAACGGCATTAAAGGTGACGGCTGTGGTCACTGCGCAGCCTGTAATTTGCGCGCCAACGGGCTAAACCATTATCTGGCAAACAAACCGGCTATCATGGCCGCAATGAAGCAAAAAACCGGATTACAATAA
- a CDS encoding SmdA family multidrug ABC transporter permease/ATP-binding protein, translating into MRLFAQLSWYFRREWRRYLGAVALLIIIAILQLIPPKVVGIIVDGVTAQRFTTERLLMWVGTIALIAVVVYLLRYVWRVLLFGASYQLAVELREDYYRQLSRQHPEFYLRHRTGDLMARATNDVDRVVFAAGEGVLTLVDSLVMGCAVLIVMSTQISWQLTLIALLPMPVMALMIKRYGDRLHNRFKLAQAAFSSLNDRTQESLTSIRMIKAFGLEDRQSALFAADAEDTGKKNMRVARIDARFDPTIYIAIGMANLLAIAGGSWMVVHGTLTLGQLTSFMMYLGLMIWPMLALAWMFNIVERGSAAYSRIRAMLAEAPVVDDGTEPVPEGRGELAVSIREFCYPLMTHPTLENVSFHLKPGQMLGICGPTGAGKSTVLSLIQRHFDITQGDVRFHDIPLTRLQLDSWRSRLAVVSQTPFLFSDTVANNIALGRPQATQAEIEHVARLASVHEDILRLPQGYDTEVGERGVMLSGGQKQRISIARALLLNAEILILDDALSAVDGRTEHQILHNLRQWGEGRTVIISAHRLSALTEANEIIVMQHGHIAQRGEHDSLVQQSGWYRDMYRYQQLEAALSDAPEISEEAANA; encoded by the coding sequence GTGCGATTATTTGCTCAATTAAGCTGGTACTTCCGTCGGGAGTGGCGTCGCTACCTCGGGGCAGTGGCCTTGCTTATCATCATCGCTATCCTTCAGCTCATCCCGCCAAAAGTGGTTGGTATCATCGTGGATGGTGTGACGGCACAACGCTTTACGACTGAACGGCTGTTGATGTGGGTCGGTACAATTGCCCTGATTGCGGTGGTGGTCTATTTGTTGCGCTATGTCTGGCGCGTGCTGCTGTTTGGTGCCTCTTACCAACTGGCGGTCGAACTGCGGGAAGATTATTACCGCCAGCTCAGCCGTCAGCATCCTGAATTTTATCTGCGTCATCGCACGGGCGATCTGATGGCGCGCGCCACCAACGATGTCGATCGCGTGGTGTTTGCCGCCGGTGAGGGCGTGTTGACGCTGGTGGACTCGCTGGTGATGGGCTGTGCGGTGCTGATCGTGATGTCTACGCAAATTAGTTGGCAACTGACGCTTATCGCGCTGCTTCCGATGCCTGTCATGGCGTTGATGATCAAACGTTACGGCGATCGGCTACATAACCGCTTTAAGCTGGCACAGGCCGCGTTCTCCAGCCTCAACGATCGTACCCAGGAGAGCCTGACCAGCATTCGCATGATTAAAGCGTTTGGTCTGGAAGATCGGCAATCGGCCTTGTTTGCTGCGGATGCCGAAGATACCGGGAAGAAAAATATGCGTGTGGCGCGTATTGACGCCCGTTTTGACCCAACGATTTATATCGCCATTGGTATGGCTAATCTCCTCGCGATTGCGGGGGGAAGCTGGATGGTAGTTCACGGTACGCTGACCCTCGGACAATTGACCAGCTTTATGATGTATCTCGGTTTGATGATTTGGCCGATGCTGGCGCTGGCGTGGATGTTCAATATCGTCGAGCGCGGTAGCGCCGCGTACAGTCGTATTCGCGCCATGCTGGCTGAAGCGCCCGTGGTAGACGATGGAACTGAACCGGTGCCGGAAGGGCGCGGTGAACTGGCGGTGTCGATTCGCGAATTTTGCTATCCGCTGATGACTCACCCGACGCTGGAAAATGTGAGTTTCCACCTTAAGCCCGGACAGATGCTGGGCATCTGCGGCCCCACCGGCGCGGGGAAAAGTACCGTGTTGTCGCTGATTCAGCGCCATTTTGATATCACCCAGGGGGATGTGCGCTTTCATGATATCCCTTTAACGCGTTTACAGCTGGATAGCTGGCGTAGTCGGCTGGCCGTCGTCAGTCAGACGCCCTTTTTGTTCTCAGACACGGTTGCCAACAACATAGCGCTTGGACGACCTCAGGCAACCCAGGCTGAGATTGAGCATGTGGCGCGTTTGGCCAGCGTGCACGAGGATATTTTACGTCTCCCGCAGGGATACGACACCGAAGTGGGCGAGCGTGGTGTGATGCTCTCGGGGGGGCAAAAACAGCGTATTTCCATTGCCCGCGCGCTGCTGCTGAATGCCGAAATCCTGATCCTGGATGACGCCTTGTCGGCGGTAGACGGTCGTACCGAACACCAGATCCTGCATAACCTGCGGCAGTGGGGCGAGGGGCGAACGGTGATTATCAGCGCCCACCGCTTATCCGCATTAACGGAAGCCAATGAGATTATTGTCATGCAGCATGGGCATATTGCGCAGCGCGGCGAGCATGACTCGCTGGTACAGCAATCTGGCTGGTATCGCGATATGTACCGCTATCAGCAGCTCGAAGCGGCGCTGTCTGACGCACCAGAAATAAGTGAAGAGGCTGCTAATGCGTAG
- the decR gene encoding Lrp/AsnC family transcriptional regulator, protein MLDKIDRKLLCLLQQDCTLSLQALADAVNLTTTPCWKRLKRLEDDGILLGKVALLDPEKLGLGLTAFVLIKTQHHSSEWYCRFVTEVTGMPEVLGFWRMAGEYDYLMRVQVADMKRYDDFYKRLVNSVPGLSDVTSSFAMEQIKYTTALPIE, encoded by the coding sequence ATGTTAGACAAAATTGACCGCAAGCTGCTCTGTTTACTGCAACAGGACTGCACCCTTTCTTTGCAGGCGTTAGCGGATGCCGTTAATCTGACTACAACGCCCTGCTGGAAGCGACTCAAAAGGCTTGAGGATGACGGTATTCTCCTCGGTAAAGTCGCGCTGCTGGACCCGGAAAAACTGGGGCTGGGTTTAACCGCTTTCGTGCTGATCAAAACGCAGCATCACAGCAGTGAATGGTACTGTCGTTTTGTCACCGAAGTGACCGGTATGCCGGAGGTTCTGGGATTCTGGCGCATGGCAGGGGAGTATGACTACCTGATGCGTGTTCAGGTCGCCGATATGAAACGCTACGATGACTTCTACAAGCGCCTGGTGAACAGCGTACCGGGTTTGTCAGATGTCACCTCCAGTTTTGCGATGGAACAGATCAAATATACGACTGCTCTACCTATTGAATAA
- the ppiD gene encoding peptidylprolyl isomerase encodes MMDSLRTAANSLVLKIIFGIIIVSFILTGVSGYLIGGSNNYAAKVNGQEISRGQFENAFNSERNRMQQQLGDQYSELAANEGYMKTLRQQVLNRLVDEALLDQYSRELKLSISDEQVKQAIFSTPAFQVDGKFDNNRYNAIVNQMGMTADQYAQALRNQLTTQQLINGVAGTDFMLKGETDELAALVAQQRVVREATIDVNALAAKQPVTDEEVASYYEQNKNRFMMPEQFRVSYIKLDAAAMQETASDADIQSYYDQHQDQFTQPQRNRYSIIQTKTEDEAKAVLDALNKGGDFATLAKEKSADIISARNGGDMGWLEESTTPDELKNAGLKEKGQLSGVIKSSVGFLVARLDDVQPAQVKPLSEARDDIAAKVKQEKALDAYYALQQKVSDAASNDNESLAGAEQAAGMKAVETGWFSRDSLPEELNFKPVSDAIFNGGLVGENGTPGSNSDIITVDGDRAFVLRIAEHKAEAVKPLADVKEQVTALVKHNKAEQQAKLDADKLLAELKAGKGDDALKAAGLSFGEEKTLSRTGQDPLSQAAFGLSLPAKDKPSYGVANDMQGNVVLLALEEVKAGSMPEAQKKAMVQGITQNNAQIVFEALMSNLRKAAKIKVGDALDQQQ; translated from the coding sequence ATGATGGACAGCTTACGCACGGCTGCTAACAGTCTCGTGCTCAAGATTATTTTCGGTATCATTATCGTGTCGTTCATTTTGACCGGCGTGAGTGGTTACCTGATTGGCGGAAGCAATAACTACGCCGCAAAAGTAAATGGCCAGGAAATCAGCCGCGGGCAGTTTGAGAATGCGTTTAACAGTGAGCGTAATCGCATGCAGCAGCAGCTGGGGGATCAGTATTCTGAACTGGCGGCGAATGAAGGCTACATGAAAACGCTGCGCCAGCAGGTCCTGAATCGTCTGGTGGACGAAGCGCTGCTGGATCAATATTCCCGTGAGCTTAAACTCAGCATCAGCGACGAGCAGGTTAAACAGGCTATTTTCTCGACGCCTGCTTTCCAGGTGGATGGCAAATTTGATAACAACCGCTACAACGCGATTGTGAATCAGATGGGGATGACTGCGGATCAATATGCGCAGGCATTGCGTAACCAGCTCACTACACAGCAGTTGATCAACGGTGTCGCCGGGACAGATTTCATGCTGAAAGGCGAAACGGATGAGCTGGCAGCGCTGGTCGCACAGCAGCGTGTTGTGCGTGAAGCGACGATTGACGTTAACGCGCTTGCCGCAAAGCAGCCGGTGACTGATGAAGAAGTGGCCAGCTACTACGAGCAGAATAAAAATCGCTTTATGATGCCGGAGCAGTTCCGTGTGAGCTACATTAAGCTGGATGCCGCAGCCATGCAGGAAACGGCCAGCGATGCAGATATTCAGTCTTATTATGACCAGCATCAGGACCAGTTCACCCAGCCGCAGCGTAACCGTTACAGCATCATCCAGACCAAAACGGAAGATGAAGCAAAAGCGGTACTGGATGCGTTGAACAAAGGCGGTGATTTTGCCACGCTGGCGAAAGAAAAATCCGCTGACATTATCTCTGCCCGTAACGGCGGTGATATGGGATGGCTGGAAGAGTCCACCACGCCGGATGAGCTGAAAAATGCCGGCCTGAAAGAAAAAGGCCAGCTGTCAGGCGTGATTAAGTCTTCCGTCGGTTTCCTGGTGGCGCGTCTGGACGATGTACAGCCCGCGCAGGTTAAACCGCTGAGCGAAGCGCGTGACGATATCGCGGCAAAAGTGAAGCAGGAAAAAGCGCTGGATGCGTACTATGCGCTACAACAGAAAGTCAGCGATGCGGCAAGCAATGACAACGAATCCCTGGCGGGTGCGGAGCAGGCTGCAGGCATGAAAGCGGTTGAAACGGGCTGGTTTAGCCGCGACAGCCTGCCGGAAGAGCTGAACTTCAAACCAGTTTCCGATGCCATTTTCAATGGCGGTCTGGTGGGCGAAAACGGTACGCCGGGTAGTAACTCCGACATCATCACCGTCGATGGCGATCGCGCGTTTGTGCTGCGTATAGCGGAACACAAAGCGGAGGCGGTTAAGCCGCTGGCTGATGTGAAAGAGCAGGTTACCGCGCTCGTTAAGCACAATAAGGCGGAGCAGCAGGCGAAACTGGATGCAGACAAACTGCTGGCTGAACTGAAAGCAGGCAAAGGCGATGACGCGTTGAAAGCGGCTGGTCTGAGCTTTGGCGAGGAGAAAACGCTTAGCCGTACGGGTCAGGATCCGCTGAGTCAGGCGGCATTTGGCCTGAGCCTGCCAGCGAAAGACAAGCCGAGCTACGGTGTTGCAAATGACATGCAGGGTAACGTCGTTCTGTTGGCGCTGGAAGAAGTGAAAGCGGGTTCTATGCCTGAAGCGCAGAAGAAAGCGATGGTTCAGGGTATCACCCAGAATAACGCGCAGATTGTCTTCGAAGCACTGATGAGCAACCTGCGCAAAGCGGCAAAAATTAAAGTCGGCGATGCGCTGGACCAGCAGCAATAA
- a CDS encoding SgrR family transcriptional regulator, with protein sequence MRLLNRLNQYQRLWQPSNGEPQSVTVGELAERCFCSERHVRTLLRQAQDAGWLMWEAQSGRGKRGQLRFLVTPDSLRNTMMEQALQKGEQLSVLELAQLAPGELRTLLQPFMGGQWQNDTPTLRIPYYRPLDPLHPGFLPGRAEQHLAGQIFSGLTRFDSKTQRPCGDLAHHWDISADGLRWDFYIRSTLHWHNGDVISTAQLHQRLLMLLEIPALNKLFISIKCIKVTHPQCLTFILHRPDFWLAHRLASYSSHLAHPEQPLVGSGPFRLTLFTPELVRIESHDHYHLSHPLLKAIEYWITPQLFAQDLGTSCRHPVQIAIGKPEELATLSQVSSGISLGFCYLTLRKSPRLSTSQARRLVNIIHRSSLLRTLEVDENLITPSNALLPGWTIPQWDDVDDVALPEKLTLVYHLPVELHAMAEQLRQALAILGCELTLIFHNAKNWDGNPSLAEADLMMGDRLIGEAPEYTLEQWLRCDQLWPHVLDAPAFAHLQTTLDALQIEADEDHRHAALQLVFANLMNDATLTPLFNYHYRISAPPGVNGVRLNPRGWFEFAEAWLPPPST encoded by the coding sequence ATGCGACTTTTAAATCGCCTGAACCAGTACCAACGCCTCTGGCAGCCCTCAAATGGTGAACCGCAGTCGGTCACCGTCGGGGAACTGGCTGAGCGCTGTTTTTGTAGCGAGCGCCACGTACGTACACTGCTGAGACAGGCACAGGATGCCGGGTGGCTGATGTGGGAAGCACAGTCCGGGCGCGGGAAACGAGGTCAGTTGCGTTTTTTAGTGACGCCAGATTCTCTACGCAACACTATGATGGAACAGGCGCTACAAAAGGGAGAACAGCTCAGCGTGCTGGAGCTGGCTCAACTGGCGCCCGGAGAGTTAAGAACCCTGCTGCAACCGTTTATGGGCGGTCAGTGGCAAAACGATACGCCAACCTTGCGTATCCCTTATTACCGCCCGCTTGATCCGTTACATCCCGGTTTTCTCCCGGGGCGTGCAGAGCAGCATCTCGCCGGGCAGATATTCTCTGGCCTGACCCGATTTGACAGCAAGACTCAACGCCCCTGTGGCGATTTAGCTCACCACTGGGATATCTCTGCCGACGGACTACGCTGGGATTTCTATATTCGTTCGACATTACACTGGCATAACGGTGATGTGATAAGCACCGCACAGCTACATCAACGCCTGTTGATGCTGCTTGAGATCCCTGCACTTAATAAGCTCTTTATCAGCATCAAATGCATTAAGGTGACCCATCCTCAGTGCCTGACCTTTATTCTGCATCGCCCGGATTTCTGGCTGGCACACCGTCTGGCCAGCTACAGTAGCCATCTGGCGCATCCTGAACAACCGCTCGTCGGCAGCGGTCCGTTTCGGCTAACGCTGTTTACACCTGAGCTGGTCCGCATTGAAAGCCATGATCACTACCACCTTAGTCATCCGCTACTCAAAGCGATTGAATACTGGATCACCCCGCAGCTTTTCGCCCAGGATTTGGGGACCAGTTGCCGACATCCGGTACAAATTGCTATCGGCAAGCCTGAAGAATTGGCGACGCTCAGCCAGGTCAGCAGCGGCATCAGCCTGGGTTTTTGTTATTTAACGCTCAGAAAAAGCCCGCGTCTGAGCACGTCCCAGGCGCGACGGCTGGTCAATATTATTCACCGCTCCTCCCTGTTACGGACGCTTGAAGTGGATGAAAATCTCATTACCCCGAGCAATGCGCTGCTGCCTGGCTGGACAATTCCGCAATGGGATGATGTGGACGACGTTGCGCTCCCGGAAAAACTGACGTTGGTTTATCACCTTCCGGTCGAACTGCATGCGATGGCTGAACAGCTTCGTCAGGCGCTGGCGATACTCGGCTGCGAATTAACACTCATTTTTCATAATGCCAAAAACTGGGATGGTAACCCTTCTCTGGCTGAAGCGGACCTGATGATGGGTGACAGACTGATTGGCGAAGCACCAGAATATACCCTGGAACAGTGGTTGCGTTGCGATCAGCTCTGGCCGCATGTTCTGGATGCACCGGCATTTGCTCATCTACAAACCACGCTGGATGCGCTGCAAATTGAAGCCGATGAGGACCATCGTCATGCTGCTTTACAACTGGTTTTCGCCAACCTGATGAATGACGCGACGTTGACGCCGTTGTTCAACTATCACTACCGCATTAGCGCCCCGCCGGGGGTCAATGGGGTCAGACTGAATCCAAGAGGCTGGTTTGAGTTTGCTGAAGCCTGGCTGCCGCCGCCTTCGACGTGA